Proteins encoded by one window of Anopheles maculipalpis chromosome 2RL, idAnoMacuDA_375_x, whole genome shotgun sequence:
- the LOC126558448 gene encoding methylthioribose-1-phosphate isomerase, which produces MTLEAIKYKAGQLQILDQLLLPGESKYIPIAGVKDGWSAIHKMQVRGAPAIAIVGCLSLVVEIYDKQYDTKVALEQEIGEHLQYLVTSRPTAVNLKLAADEVKALGGSLLTNETVNVDDMKQEIIKSIEHMLEKDISDNRAIGDNGANVLLKGVDRPLKLLTHCNTGSLATAGYGTALGVIRSVNERNLLEHVYCTETRPYNQGARLTAYELVHDKLPATLVTDSMVAALLNSRKIDAIIVGADRVAVNGDTANKIGTYQMAVVAKHHGVPFYVAAPFTSIDGAIADGSFIKIEERPEHELTHIGGQRIAAPGIGCWNPAFDVTPAELITGIITERGVLKPSELAAKVR; this is translated from the exons ATGACTCTCGAAGCAATTAAGTACAAAGCCGGCCAGCTGCAAATACTCGACCAGCTTCTGCTGCCCGGCGAATCGAAGTACATTCCTATTGCCGGTGTGAAGGATGGCTGGAGTGCGATTCACAAGATGCAG GTTAGAGGTGCACCAGCCATTGCCATCGTTGGATGTTTATCGCTCGTAGTGGAGATTTACGATAAACAGTACGACACGAAGGTTGCGCTCGAGCAGGAAATCGGCGAACATCTGCAGTATCTCGTCACGTCACGACCGACGGCAGTTAATTTGAAGCTGGCTGCTGATGAGGTGAAGGCACTGGGCGGAAGTTTGCTCACCAACGAGACGGTCAACGTCGATGATATGAAACAAGA gATTATTAAGTCTATTGAGCATATGCTGGAAAAGGATATTAGTGATAATCGTGCCATCGGTGACAATGGTGCTAACGTACTATTGAAAGGAGTAGATAGACCGTTGAAATTGCTTACCCATTGCAACACAGGATCCCTAGCTACAGCAGG ctatGGAACAGCACTTGGGGTGATACGGAGTGTAAATGAAAGGAATCTCTTAG aACACGTGTACTGCACGGAAACTCGCCCGTACAATCAAGGCGCACGCCTGACCGCTTACGAGCTTGTGCACGACAAACTTCCGGCTACTCTCGTCACCGACAGCATGGTGGCAGCCCTGCTGAACAGTCGTAAAATTGATGCCATCATCGTAGGTGCTGATCGTGTAGCTGTGAACGGTGATACGGCCAACAAAATTGGCACGTACCAGATGGCTGTGGTGGCGAAACATCATGGCGTACCGTTTTACGTAGCCGCTCCATTTACGTCGATCGATGGTGCCATTGCGGATGGATCGTTCATCAAAATCGAGGAACGACCAGAGCACGAACTAACGCACATCGGTGGGCAGAGAATTGCCGCACCCGGGATTGGGTGCTGGAATCCGGCATTCGACGTTACACCGGCCGAACTGATAACGGGCATTATCACCGAACGGGGTGTATTAAAACCGAGCGAATTGGCCGCAAAGGTCAGATAG
- the LOC126558772 gene encoding deoxynucleoside kinase: MLFRTFLCMLRPSRQFIRLGRNMHNMSPIGSEKLGANGKKPFTVFVEGNIGSGKTTFLNHFQKFDDICLLTEPVEKWRNCGGVNLLDLMYKESHRWAMPFQTYVTLTMLGMHTLQTDKSVKLMERSLFSARNCFVESMLASGSLHQGMYNVLQEWYDFICCNIHIQADLIVYLQTSPEVVYERMKERARSEESCVPLEYLKELHELHENWLIHGASPRPAPVLVLNADLDLNTIGTEYKRSEMSILKPILIENTNQHAILTSPAKRAKTDF, translated from the exons GACGAAACATGCACAACATGTCTCCGATAGGGAGTGAAAAGTTGGGCGCTAATGGGAAAAAACCGTTCACGGTCTTCGTGGAAGGTAACATTGGAAGTGGTAAGACGACGTTCCTGAACCATTTCCAAAAGTTTGATGATATCTGCCTGCTGACCGAGCCGGTGGAGAAGTGGCGCAACTGTGGTGGTGTCAATCTGCTGGATCTGATGTACAAAGAGTCTCATCGTTGGGCGATGCCATTCCAGACGTACGTGACGCTAACGATGCTTGGAATGCACACGCTTCAGACGGACAAATCGGTCAAACTAATGGAGCGATCATTGTTCAGCGCGAG AAACTGCTTTGTGGAGAGTATGCTGGCGTCCGGATCGTTGCATCAAGGCATGTACAATGTTCTCCAAGAGTGGTacgattttatttgttgcaaCATTCACATACAGGCGGACCTAATTG TGTATCTTCAAACGAGCCCTGAAGTGGTGTACGAACGGATGAAGGAACGGGCCCGCTCGGAAGAAAGCTGCGTTCCGCTCGAGTACCTCAAAGAATTGCATGAACTGCATGAAAACTGGCTCATTCATGGCGCGTCACCTCGTCCCGCTCCG GTGTTGGTGTTGAATGCGGACCTTGATCTGAACACGATCGGCACGGAGTACAAACGGTCAGAGATGAGCATATTGAAGCCAATTCTAATAGAAAATACCAACCAGCACGCAATACTTACATCGCCAGCAAAGCGCGCCAAGACGGACTTTTGA
- the LOC126558666 gene encoding CUE domain-containing protein 2 has translation MTNIEQHHDVVKESFFHFIRKHIPKADLNIVDEIVLSYVISILEEASQDPCFDVEGFIEMMSAYFNEFANIEPETVCSWIFELENQISNKNPISKTESNNLSLNSLSLVDMIPEEKLRGRHSSESDREAMGHDSHKRTHRLSDSDGGSTDGCNYDLFAEQCEILQEMFPDSSFIEVKHCMLIANGDVDRATQVLLHRQEAGQSLKGPSSSMLQAGKPHQQVDEHELKNRIISKYSYVDKEDNREYKPVAPKVEPKKMIRYRDNKIVSFKGERYTEVSRRGGEEETELKKPKKPICP, from the exons ATGACCAACATCGAGCAACACCATGACGTGGTTAAGGAGAGcttttttcactttattcGCAAACACATACCGAAGGCGGATCTGAACATTGTGGACGAGATCGTCCTGTCGTACGTAATATCCATCCTCGAGGAAGCGTCCCAGGATCCGTGCTTCGACGTTGAAG GTTTCATCGAGATGATGTCGGCGTACTTTAACGAATTTGCCAACATAGAGCCGGAAACGGTGTGCTCTTGGATTTTCGAGCTGGAAAATCAAATCTCCAACAAGAATCCGATCTCAAAGACGGAATCGAACAACTTGTCGCTGAA TTCGCTCTCCTTGGTGGATATGATACCGGAGGAAAAGCTTCGAGGACGTCACTCGTCCGAAAGCGATCGTGAAGCGATGGGCCACGATTCGCATAAACGTACCCACCGTCTGTCGGACAGTGATGGTGGTTCGACCGATGGATGCAATTACGATCTGTTTGCGGAACAGTGCGAAATATTGCAGGAAATGTTTCCCGATAGTTCATTCATCGAG GTAAAGCATTGCATGCTGATCGCGAATGGCGATGTTGATCGGGCAACACAGGTTCTGCTCCATCGCCAAGAAGCGGGTCAAAGTCTGAAAGGTCCTTCGAGCAGCATGTTGCAGGCGGGCAAACCGCACCAGCAGGTGGACGAACACGAGCTTAAAAATCGCATCATCTCCAA GTATTCATACGTCGACAAGGAGGACAACCGCGAGTATAAACCGGTCGCACCGAAGGTGGAACCGAAGAAGATGATCCGATATCGGGACAACAAGATTGTATCGTTCAAGGGCGAACGGTACACGGAGGTGTCCCGTCGCGGTGGCGAGGAAGAGACTGAACTCAAAAAACCTAAGAAACCTATCTGTCCGTAA
- the LOC126557104 gene encoding V-type proton ATPase 116 kDa subunit a 1-like, whose amino-acid sequence MAMMFRSEEMALCQMFIQPEAAYTSVSELGETGAVQFRDLNADVNAFQRKFVSEVRRCDEMERKLRYVEGEVKKDNVQIPECSVDDWPRAPNPREIIDLEARLEKTENEILELSQNAVNLKSNYLELTELKHVLERTQSFFFEQEVIVSTDAAKSNLIAEDPTAAQSRGRLGFVAGVIQREKMPGFERMLWRISRGNIFLRQVELEEPLEDPATGNEIFKTVFVAFFQGEQLKARIKKVCTGYHVSLYPCPSSGSERTEMVKGVCTRLEDLKMVLNQTQDHRSIVLASVAKELFNWRIMVKKMKAIYHTLNLFNMDVTKKCLIGECWVPVPDLPKVQKALSDGSAAVGSTIPSFLNVIDTNEAPPTYNRTNKFTRGFQNLIDAYGIASYREANPALYTIITFPFLFGIMFGDLGHGMIMALFGLWMVTGEKKLGAKKSTNEIWNIFFGGRYIILLMGLFSMYTGFVYNDVFSKSMNIFGSAWSTNYNTSTVMSNKDLTLNPGSIDYKTEIYPIGLDPVWQLASNKIIFLNSYKMKLSIIFGVVHMIFGVCMSVVNHNFFRKRISIVLEFLPQIIFLVLLFAYMVFMMFMKWIAYTAKTDYQPRTPGCAPSVLIMFINMMLFKNSEPFHGCDEFMFNGQNEVQRTFVFISLLCIPWMLLGKPFYLMFKRKNASPTPIPNNGDVHQAADSNHASSPKPHDSHDDEPMAEIFIHQAIHTIEYVLSTVSHTASYLRLWALSLAHAQLSEVLWNMVLSMGLKQTSYKGAIMLYFVFGAWSMFTLAILVMMEGLSAFLHTLRLHWVEFMSKFYEGLGYGFQPFSFKLIIDSDEDLE is encoded by the exons ATGGCGATGATGTTCCGGAGCGAAGAGATGGCCCTGTGCCAGATGTTTATCCAGCCGGAAGCGGCCTACACGTCCGTGTCCGAGCTGGGCGAGACGGGAGCGGTCCAGTTTCGTGAT CTAAACGCCGATGTGAACGCGTTCCAGCGGAAATTCGTCAGCGAGGTGCGCCGCTGCGATGAGATGGAGCGCAAACTGCGCTACGTCGAGGGTGAGGTGAAGAAGGACAACGTCCAGATTCCCGAGTGCTCGGTGGACGATTGGCCCCGGGCACCGAATCCGCGCGAAATTATCGATCTTGAGGCACGGCTCGAGAAGACGGAAAATGAAATTCTGGAACTGTCCCAGAATGCGGTCAATCTGAAGTCGAACTATCTCGAACTGACCGAGCTGAAGCATGTGCTCGAGCGAACGCAATCGTTCTTCTTCGAGCAGGAGGTGATCGTCAGTACCGACGCAGCCAAGAGCAATCTGATTGCAGAAGATCCGACGGCGGCCCAGAGTCGCGGTCGGTTGGGCTTTGTGGCTGGCGTGATCCAGCGGGAAAAGATGCCGGGCTTCGAGCGAATGCTTTGGCGTATTTCGCGCGGTAACATCTTTCTGCGGCAGGTCGAGCTGGAGGAACCGTTGGAGGATCCGGCCACG GGTAATGAAATCTTCAAAACCGTGTTCGTGGCGTTCTTCCAAGGCGAGCAGCTGAAGGCGCGCATCAAGAAGGTATGCACCGGGTACCACGTGTCGCTCTACCCCTGTCCGAGCTCCGGTTCCGAGCGTACCGAGATGGTAAAGGGCGTTTGCACGCGTCTCGAGGATCTGAAGATGGTGCTCAACCAAACGCAGGATCATCGCTCGATCGTACTGGCTAGCGTCGCGAAGGAACTGTTCAACTGGCGCATCATGGTGAAGAAGATGAAGGCGATCTACCATACGCTGAACCTGTTCAACATGGACGTCACCAAGAAGTGTCTGATCGGGGAGTGCTGGGTACCGGTGCCGGATCTACCCAAGGTACAGAAAGCTCTGTCCGATGGGTCAGCGGCTGTTGGCAGCACCATTCCGTCCTTCCTGAACGTGATTGACACGAACGAAGCACCGCCAACGTACAATCGTACGAACAAATTTACACGCGGCTTCCAGAATCTGATCGATGCGTACGGTATTGCGTCGTACCGCGAGGCTAATCCGGCCCTGTACACGATCATCACGTTCCCCTTCCTGTTCGGCATTATGTTCGGTGATCTTGGGCACGGTATGATCATGGCACTGTTTGGACTGTGGATGGTAACGGGCGAGAAGAAACTGGGCGCCAAAAAGTCGACCAACGaaatttggaacattttcttcGGCGGTCGGTACATCATACTGCTGATGGGACTGTTCTCCATGTACACCGGATTCGTGTACAATGATGTCTTCTCCAAGTCGATGAACATCTTCGGTTCGGCCTGGAGCACCAACTACAACACGTCGACCGTTATGAGCAACAAGGATCTTACGCTAAATCCTGGCTCGATCGATTACAAGACGGAGATTTATCCGATTGGGTTGGATCCGGTGTGGCAGCTCGCCTCGAACAAGATCATCTTCCTAAATTCGTACAAGATGAAGCTGTCGATCATCTTTGGCGTAGTGCACATgatcttcggtgtgtgcatgaGCGTGGTCAATCACAACTTCTTCCGCAAGCGCATCAGCATCGTGCTGGAGTTTCTGCCCCAGATCATCTTCCTGGTGCTGTTGTTCGCGTACATGGTGTTCATGATGTTCATGAAGTGGATCGCTTACACCGCCAAAACTGACTACCAGCCGCGTACGCCTGGCTGCGCTCCGTCCGTGCTGATCATGTTCATCAACATGATGCTGTTTAAAAACTCCGAACCATTCCACGGGTGTGATGAGTTTATGTTTAACGGTCAGAACGAGGTGCAGCGTACGTTCGTCTTCATTTCGTTGCTATGCATTCCCTGGATGCTGCTCGGCAAACCGTTCTATCTCATGTTCAAGCGCAAGAATGCATCACCG ACACCAATTCCTAACAATGGAGACGTCCATCAGGCAGCTGATTCGAATCACGCATCCAGCCCGAAACCGCACGATTCGCACGACGATGAGCCAATGGCAGAAATCTTCATCCATCAGGCCATTCACACGATCGAGTACGTGCTCAGTACCGTCTCGCACACGGCGTCCTATCTTCGTCTCTGGGCTCTTTCCCTTGCTCATGCCC aaTTGTCCGAGGTCCTGTGGAACATGGTGCTGTCGATGGGACTCAAGCAAACATCCTACAAAGGTGCCATCATGCTGTACTTTGTCTTTGGTGCCTGGTCAATGTTTACGCTTGCCATTCTTGTCATGATGGAAGGATTGTCCGCCTTCCTGCATACGCTACGTTTGCACTG GGTCGAGTTTATGAGCAAATTCTACGAAGGTTTGGGTTACGGTTTCCAACCTTTCTCGTTCAAACTGATCATCGATAGTGATGAGGACTTGGAGtaa
- the LOC126557130 gene encoding V-type proton ATPase 116 kDa subunit a 1-like, whose amino-acid sequence MGAMFRSEEMSMVQLLIQPEAAYQSVAELGELGIAQFRDLNADINMFQRKYTSEIRRCEEMERKIGYIRREIVKDSVAIPDMPEVIPRTPNSREIIDLEAQLEKTENEIVELSENNNALLQNFMELTELKHVLEKTQVFFSDKSNVQNLEATGGEAANDGKPLGFVAGVITRERIIGFERMLWRVSRGNIFLRQAALEESLVDPKTGDAVHKIVFVAFFQGEQLKSRVKKVCAGYHASLYPCPNEYNEREEMLRGVRTRIEDLKMVLGQTQDQRQRVLLNVAKEVPNWEIIVKKVKAIYHTLNMFNVDVSKKCLFGEAWVPTAGLQDVKTALVNGSAAVGSAVPSFLNIIATDEDPPTYNRTNKFTRGFQNLIESYGIATYREANPALYTIITFPFLFAIMFGDLGHGMILFLLGMWMVLWEKTLDKNKEEIWQLFFGGRYIILLMGIFSMYTGFVYNDLFSKGMNIFGSSWSINYNASTVMSNKELQLNPTTDYSETVYWYGLDPLWMLATNKIIFLNSFKMKLSIIFGVVHMIFGVSMSVVNHNFFRKRINILLEFIPQMLFLVLLFAYMCFMMFFKWIMYSAVTDEDHLKPGCAPSVLIMFINMMLFKNQEPLDTCKEFMFDGQDTLQVIFIVLGLICIPWLLLAKPFYIMVQRKKKGTDHGSEVAHQSSSSGHHDDEPMSEIFIHQAIHTIEYILSTISHTASYLRLWALSLAHAQLSEVLYNMVFTIGLKNDSYVGAVMIYLVFWPWSVLTIGILVGMEGLSAFLHTLRLHWVEFMSKFYDGLGYAFKPFSFKAILEEEEVD is encoded by the exons ATGGGTGCGATGTTCCGTAGCGAGGAGATGAGCATGGTCCAGCTGCTCATCCAACCGGAAGCTGCCTATCAATCGGTGGCCGAGCTGGGAGAACTGGGCATCGCCCAATTCCGTGAT CTAAACGCGGACATCAACATGTTCCAGCGGAAGTACACGAGCGAAATCCGACGCTGCGAGGAGATGGAGCGCAAGATCGGATACATACGCCGTGAGATCGTGAAGGATTCGGTGGCGATCCCGGACATGCCGGAAGTCATTCCACGCACACCGAACTCGCGCGAAATTATCGACCTCGAGGCACAGCTCGAGAAGACGGAGAACGAGATAGTGGAGCTGTCTGAGAACAATAATGCACTGTTGCAAAACTTTATGGAACTGACCGAGCTGAAGCATGTGCTGGAGAAGACTCAa GTGTTCTTCTCGGATAAATCGAACGTCCAGAACCTGGAAGCTACCGGTGGTGAGGCGGCCAACGATGGCAAACCGCTCGGCTTTGTGGCCGGTGTCATCACCCGTGAGCGTATCATCGGCTTCGAGCGTATGCTGTGGCGCGTATCACGTGGTAACATTTTCTTGCGCCAAGCCGCACTGGAGGAATCGCTGGTTGATCCGAAAACG GGTGATGCCGTGCACAAGATTGTGTTTGTCGCATTCTTCCAAGGAGAGCAGCTCAAGTCACGCGTCAAGAAAGTGTGCGCTGG CTATCATGCCTCGCTGTATCCTTGCCCGAACGAGTACAATGAGCGTGAGGAGATGCTTCGTGGCGTGCGAACGCGTATCGAGGATCTCAAGATGGTGCTCGGCCAGACGCAGGATCAACGCCAGCGTGTACTGCTGAATGTTGCCAAGGAGGTACCGAACTGGGAGATCATCGTCAAGAAGGTGAAAGCCATCTACCATACGCTGAACATGTTCAATGTGGACGTTTCAAAGAAGTGTCTGTTCGGAGAGGCCTGGGTACCGACCGCTGGTCTGCAGGACGTAAAGACCGCGTTGGTGAATGGATCGGCTGCAGTTGGTAGTGCTGTACCGTCGTTCCTGAACATTATCGCCACCGATGAGGATCCTCCAACGTACAATCGGACGAACAAGTTTACGCGCGGCTTTCAGAATCTGATCGAATCGTACGGTATCGCCACGTACCGTGAGGCAAACCCAGCCCTGTACACCATCATCACGTTCCCCTTCCTGTTTGCGATTATGTTCGGTGATTTGGGGCACGGTATGATTCTGTTCCTGCTCGGCATGTGGATGGTACTGTGGGAAAAGACACTCGACAAGAACAAGGAGGAAATCTGGCAGCTGTTCTTCGGTGGTCGGTACATCATACTGCTGATGGGTATCTTCTCGATGTATACCGGCTTCGTGTACAACGATCTGTTCTCGAAGGGTATGAACATCTTCGGTTCTAGCTGGAGCATCAACTACAACGCTTCCACGGTCATGAGCAACAAGGAGCTGCAGTTGAATCCTACCACAGACTACTCCGAGACGGTGTATTGGTACGGGTTGGATCCGCTGTGGATGTTGGCAACGAACAAGATCATCTTCCTGAACTCGTTCAAGATGAAGCTGTCGATCATCTTCGGCGTGGTGCACATGATATTTGGCGTGTCGATGAGCGTGGTCAATCACAACTTCTTCCGCAAGCGCATCAACATCTTGCTGGAGTTTATCCCGCAAATGTTGTTCCTGGTGCTGCTGTTCGCCTACATGTGCTTCATGATGTTCTTCAAGTGGATCATGTACTCGGCCGTTACGGATGAGGACCATCTGAAGCCGGGTTGTGCACCGTCCGTGCTGATCATGTTCATCAACATGATGCTGTTCAAGAACCAGGAACCACTCGACACGTGCAAGGAGTTTATGTTCGACGGTCAGGATACGCTGCAGGTGATCTTCATCGTGTTGGGTTTGATCTGCATTCCGTGGTTGCTGCTGGCCAAACCGTTCTACATTATGGTTCAGCGCAAGAAGAAGGGTACCGACCATGGATCGGAGGTGGCACATCAATCGTCGTCTTCGGGCCACCACGACGATGAGCCGATGAGTGAAATTTTCATCCATCAAGCAATCCACACGATCGAGTACATACTCAGTACCATCTCCCACACTGCGTCGTACCTGCGTTTGTGGGCTTTGTCGCTTGCTCACGCCC AGTTATCTGAGGTGCTGTACAACATGGTGTTCACGATTGGGTTGAAAAACGACTCTTACGTCGGTGCCGTCATGATCTATCTCGTATTTTGGCCATGGTCCGTACTGACTATTGGCATCCTTGTGGGAATGGAGGGACTTTCTGCCTTCTTGCACACTCTCCGTTTGCACTG GGTCGAATTCATGAGCAAATTCTACGATGGTTTGGGCTACGCCTTCAAGCCATTCTCCTTCAAGGCAATTctggaggaggaagaggtCGACTAA